The following proteins are encoded in a genomic region of Ornithinibacillus sp. 4-3:
- a CDS encoding iron ABC transporter permease, with product MQHSKKIGAGFLVLALFLILSAIHVSQGQASDGFISFWTNVWNNPTEQAFALGSRLPRLVMGLLAGASLAVCGLLLQTMTKNPLASASTLGIHAGAFFFVVLGTVFFPAIKGSNPLFLTLAGGLLAAFLVSYLVGKSFDPVRVALTGLIVTLLFSSLTSALQLLFQEEVSGLFLWGSGTLLQLDWSGVQFSLPILITTILILILFGHRFDLLLLGEEVATGLGQNVQYVKWLGWGGAIVLASTTVTVVGPIGFVGLLAPHLVRLLGFQTHRSMIIANIFVGSSLLIAADIIIRYLSPQTELPVGAMTAIIGAPALVYLALKMARNSKAGQVVGGKNRIQNKKLFFPVVIIAIIAMFLVSIGYGGTSFTPISEWIGNMFIIEFRLPRVLTCILIGMMMAVSGLLLQTVLRNPLADASVLGITSGANVVAVFFLLVFPWSPAIFVPIGALIGGLGTMFLLLLLSRKKGYDPLILLLVGIAISAISASIIQILLVRANVHATAALTWLAGSTYGTNWTGMYIALGTVLIVFPLIIRYFNIFEMMYFQEEIVTGLGVSVQKTRLMMIIIAVILSSISVSIVGAIGFIGLLAPHIARQLVGPSFRFSIPLTLIIGSSLLLIADFLGRFLLAPMEIPAGIIVSLIGAPYLLYLLKKSNEVSVK from the coding sequence ATGCAACACAGTAAGAAAATCGGGGCAGGCTTTCTTGTTCTTGCCCTGTTTTTAATACTTAGTGCAATTCATGTTAGTCAAGGGCAAGCGTCAGATGGATTTATATCTTTTTGGACCAATGTATGGAATAATCCTACAGAACAAGCATTTGCACTCGGATCGAGACTTCCACGCCTCGTCATGGGACTTTTAGCTGGAGCATCTCTGGCTGTATGTGGTTTATTATTACAAACGATGACGAAGAACCCTTTAGCAAGCGCAAGTACATTAGGTATTCATGCAGGAGCATTTTTCTTCGTTGTTTTAGGAACAGTTTTCTTTCCTGCTATTAAAGGGAGCAATCCTTTATTCCTAACTCTAGCAGGAGGATTACTGGCTGCATTTTTAGTGAGTTATTTAGTTGGAAAGTCCTTTGATCCAGTTCGAGTCGCACTTACTGGTTTAATTGTTACTTTATTATTTTCATCACTAACAAGTGCACTTCAGCTTCTGTTTCAGGAGGAAGTATCTGGATTATTCTTATGGGGATCTGGAACACTGTTACAGTTAGATTGGAGCGGTGTACAATTCTCTTTACCGATATTAATTACAACTATATTGATTTTAATCTTATTCGGTCATCGGTTTGATTTACTACTGCTTGGAGAAGAGGTTGCAACTGGACTTGGCCAGAATGTGCAATACGTAAAATGGCTAGGATGGGGTGGAGCGATTGTTTTAGCAAGTACAACTGTTACAGTTGTAGGTCCTATTGGTTTTGTTGGTTTATTAGCTCCACACCTTGTAAGATTACTTGGTTTTCAAACACATCGTTCTATGATTATTGCCAATATCTTTGTTGGATCATCTTTATTAATTGCAGCAGATATTATTATTCGTTATCTTTCTCCACAAACAGAATTACCAGTTGGGGCGATGACAGCGATTATTGGAGCACCGGCATTAGTATATCTAGCATTGAAAATGGCCAGAAATTCTAAAGCAGGTCAGGTTGTAGGTGGAAAGAATCGAATTCAAAACAAAAAATTGTTTTTCCCTGTTGTGATCATTGCAATTATTGCTATGTTTCTCGTTAGCATTGGATATGGTGGAACAAGCTTTACACCAATCTCTGAATGGATTGGCAATATGTTTATCATAGAATTTCGATTGCCGAGAGTACTTACCTGTATTTTAATTGGGATGATGATGGCGGTGAGTGGATTGCTCTTACAAACTGTTTTAAGAAACCCATTAGCAGATGCTTCAGTGCTTGGGATTACATCAGGAGCAAATGTTGTAGCAGTATTTTTCCTACTTGTTTTTCCGTGGAGCCCAGCAATCTTCGTACCGATTGGTGCTTTAATAGGTGGATTAGGAACGATGTTCTTATTACTTTTATTAAGTAGGAAAAAAGGTTATGATCCACTTATTTTATTATTGGTCGGAATTGCCATTTCAGCGATTAGTGCATCGATTATTCAAATTTTATTAGTTCGAGCAAATGTCCATGCTACTGCTGCATTAACATGGCTAGCCGGTAGTACTTATGGAACAAATTGGACAGGAATGTATATTGCACTTGGAACAGTCTTAATTGTTTTTCCGCTTATTATTCGGTATTTTAATATATTTGAAATGATGTATTTTCAGGAGGAAATTGTTACTGGCTTAGGGGTTTCTGTTCAGAAAACACGATTAATGATGATTATTATTGCTGTGATTTTATCATCCATTAGTGTTTCTATTGTTGGAGCAATAGGATTTATCGGCTTGCTTGCTCCACATATTGCCCGGCAATTAGTTGGACCTAGTTTTCGCTTTTCTATTCCATTAACATTAATAATTGGAAGTAGCTTATTATTAATTGCTGATTTTCTTGGAAGATTCCTACTTGCTCCAATGGAAATTCCCGCTGGAATTATCGTTTCATTAATTGGAGCACCGTATTTACTTTATCTATTGAAAAAATCAAATGAAGTAAGTGTCAAATAG
- a CDS encoding ABC transporter substrate-binding protein, protein MKKKLLVLFVIGLMVLVACQKDESKSGGNDNNSSKEKIEIEDGFGTQTFDNVQEKVVALEWSIVEELLTVDVQPVGVADIEGFNKWVTIDAKIADNVVDVGTRTEPNIEEIAKLEPDVIIGIKGRHEAVKDQLEKIAPVVLYDGSTPEAVENLYEHALKTLRQTAKLVGKADAAEEAITSLEEKMQGAKETVESLELASNKFLFTQAFTVNEAPTFRLFANNSIVSQVMEGMGLENIMDENGEGSGMIETSVEGITPYQESMLFYTVQEDDPLFSKLENHAGWNNFTFVKEEQLYDVGAGLWTFGSVLSMETLVDHVEEALHATQ, encoded by the coding sequence ATGAAAAAGAAATTATTGGTATTATTTGTTATTGGTTTAATGGTTTTAGTGGCTTGCCAGAAAGATGAAAGTAAATCAGGCGGTAATGATAATAATTCTAGTAAGGAAAAGATAGAGATAGAAGATGGTTTTGGAACACAAACATTTGATAATGTACAGGAAAAAGTGGTTGCACTAGAATGGAGTATTGTTGAAGAATTACTAACTGTAGATGTTCAACCTGTAGGAGTTGCGGACATTGAAGGATTTAATAAATGGGTAACCATTGATGCCAAAATTGCTGATAATGTCGTAGACGTAGGAACACGTACAGAGCCAAATATTGAAGAAATTGCAAAGCTAGAGCCTGATGTAATTATTGGAATAAAGGGGCGTCATGAAGCAGTAAAAGATCAATTAGAAAAAATTGCTCCTGTTGTATTATATGATGGTTCAACACCGGAAGCAGTTGAAAACTTATATGAGCATGCATTAAAAACTTTACGACAAACAGCAAAATTAGTAGGAAAAGCAGATGCAGCAGAAGAGGCAATCACAAGTCTAGAAGAAAAAATGCAGGGTGCGAAAGAAACAGTAGAATCATTAGAATTAGCTAGTAATAAGTTTTTATTTACTCAAGCATTCACAGTAAATGAAGCACCAACATTTAGATTATTTGCGAACAACTCCATTGTTAGTCAGGTCATGGAAGGCATGGGACTTGAAAATATTATGGATGAAAATGGAGAGGGCTCAGGAATGATTGAGACAAGTGTAGAAGGAATTACACCATATCAAGAGTCTATGTTATTTTACACTGTTCAAGAAGATGATCCTCTGTTTAGTAAATTAGAGAATCATGCTGGATGGAACAACTTTACTTTTGTAAAAGAAGAACAATTATATGATGTTGGTGCTGGTCTTTGGACATTTGGTTCTGTTTTATCTATGGAAACATTAGTGGATCATGTTGAGGAAGCTTTACATGCAACACAGTAA
- a CDS encoding ABC transporter ATP-binding protein — protein sequence MINIKDVAISYQTKAIIENLSVSIPTGKVTTIIGPNGCGKSTLLKAIARILQVTTGAIYLDGKDIWNIPSIEVAKKMAILPQSAEAPTGLTVKQLITYGRFPHQGAFGRLKKEDYDAVERAIEWTNLEAFADRPIEALSGGQRQRAWIAMALAQDTTTIILDEPTTYLDMTYQLDILELLRRFNQEDGKTIVMVLHDLNHASRFSDHLIGMRDGDIVITGSPEEVMTSSWLKHIFNIDPIFTSCPFSGHPICLAYGKNDPKLTEEKAR from the coding sequence TTGATAAATATTAAAGATGTTGCTATTTCATATCAGACAAAAGCAATTATCGAGAATCTCTCTGTTAGTATTCCAACCGGAAAAGTTACTACCATTATTGGCCCGAATGGTTGTGGAAAATCAACATTATTAAAAGCAATTGCTAGAATTTTACAAGTTACAACAGGAGCTATTTATTTAGATGGAAAGGATATTTGGAATATACCTAGTATCGAAGTAGCTAAAAAAATGGCAATCTTACCACAATCTGCTGAAGCACCGACTGGATTAACAGTAAAACAACTAATCACATATGGGAGATTTCCACATCAAGGTGCATTTGGTCGTTTAAAGAAAGAGGATTATGATGCTGTGGAACGAGCGATAGAGTGGACAAATTTAGAAGCATTTGCAGATCGACCAATAGAAGCTCTATCTGGTGGGCAAAGACAGCGGGCATGGATAGCGATGGCACTTGCACAAGATACCACAACAATTATTTTAGACGAACCAACTACATACTTAGATATGACCTACCAATTAGACATATTAGAGTTATTACGGAGGTTTAATCAGGAAGATGGTAAGACAATTGTTATGGTCCTACATGATTTGAATCATGCGTCAAGGTTTTCTGATCATCTAATCGGAATGCGCGATGGAGATATAGTAATAACAGGAAGTCCTGAAGAAGTAATGACCAGTAGTTGGCTAAAACATATTTTTAATATTGATCCAATTTTCACGAGTTGTCCATTTAGTGGACATCCCATTTGTTTAGCTTATGGAAAAAATGATCCCAAATTAACGGAAGAGAAAGCGAGATAA
- a CDS encoding gluconokinase, producing the protein MTELEELYIGTDIGTTSTKSVAFNRQGKAIYEAAKEYDLHTPNEFVAEQDPDEVFEAVVETLQHILKQVDHPKQIKFVSFSSAMHSIIGLNKELKRITQSITWADTRSNEVVERLIGEGKADAIYQKTGVPIHPMTPFSKIIWLRERDPEQFEKISKFISIKEYVCFKLFNQFVVDQSIAASSGFLNLHTLDWDDELLLEMQITREQLSAVVSTTYDDFELQERWKEQLDFDAGTKFIIGSSDGVLANLGLFAIKKGTVAVTIGTSGAIRLVHDQALLDKEGRTFCYPLVENHWTIGGPVNNGGVILKWAKNELAQSESRKAELLNEDAYAYVTRMAQSVSPGANGILFHPYLLGERAPIWDAEASGSFTGLRMHHKKADLLRAVMEGILFNLREVLEIIEDQGGVIERVYASGGFAKSETWRQMMADIFQLNILIPESYESSCFGAVLLGLLATKEISSFAEVESLVHLSNEHIPNHGLAEIYDKIFVKYSKIGVALRSID; encoded by the coding sequence ATGACTGAACTGGAAGAGCTGTATATTGGAACAGATATTGGGACAACAAGTACAAAATCGGTTGCGTTTAATCGACAAGGTAAAGCAATTTATGAAGCAGCTAAAGAATATGATCTACATACGCCTAATGAATTTGTTGCGGAACAAGATCCTGATGAAGTATTTGAGGCAGTAGTTGAGACTTTACAGCATATACTCAAACAAGTAGATCATCCGAAGCAAATCAAATTTGTTTCCTTTAGCAGTGCTATGCATAGTATTATTGGTTTAAATAAGGAATTAAAACGAATCACACAAAGCATAACCTGGGCGGATACACGAAGCAACGAGGTTGTTGAACGTTTAATTGGAGAAGGTAAGGCAGATGCTATTTATCAGAAAACAGGAGTCCCAATACATCCAATGACGCCTTTTTCTAAAATTATTTGGTTACGTGAGCGGGATCCAGAGCAGTTTGAGAAAATCAGTAAATTTATTTCAATAAAGGAATATGTATGCTTTAAGCTATTTAATCAATTTGTAGTAGATCAATCTATTGCAGCATCCTCTGGTTTTCTTAATTTACATACTTTAGATTGGGATGATGAATTGCTTTTAGAAATGCAAATAACGCGTGAGCAATTATCAGCCGTTGTATCAACGACTTATGATGATTTTGAGTTACAGGAACGGTGGAAAGAACAATTAGACTTCGATGCTGGGACAAAGTTTATTATTGGTTCTAGTGATGGAGTGTTAGCTAATTTAGGCTTATTTGCAATCAAAAAAGGTACAGTAGCTGTTACGATTGGAACAAGTGGAGCAATTCGCCTTGTTCATGATCAGGCATTACTAGATAAAGAAGGTAGGACTTTTTGCTATCCATTAGTAGAAAATCATTGGACAATAGGTGGTCCAGTAAATAACGGTGGAGTTATCTTAAAATGGGCAAAAAATGAACTTGCACAGTCAGAGTCTAGAAAAGCTGAATTATTAAATGAGGATGCTTATGCGTATGTAACTAGAATGGCACAATCTGTTTCCCCAGGCGCTAATGGTATCCTGTTTCATCCTTATTTATTAGGCGAACGTGCACCAATATGGGATGCAGAGGCAAGTGGTTCTTTCACAGGGCTTCGCATGCATCATAAAAAAGCTGATTTATTACGAGCAGTAATGGAAGGGATTTTATTTAATCTGCGTGAAGTCTTAGAAATAATTGAGGACCAAGGTGGAGTTATTGAAAGGGTTTATGCTAGTGGTGGTTTTGCCAAATCAGAAACTTGGCGTCAAATGATGGCTGATATTTTTCAGTTAAATATTTTAATTCCTGAAAGCTATGAAAGCTCTTGCTTTGGTGCTGTGCTGTTAGGTCTATTAGCTACGAAAGAAATATCCTCATTTGCAGAGGTGGAATCATTAGTTCATCTATCCAATGAGCATATTCCAAATCATGGTTTAGCAGAAATCTACGATAAAATTTTTGTGAAATATAGTAAAATAGGCGTTGCACTACGTTCTATTGATTAA
- the gnd gene encoding phosphogluconate dehydrogenase (NAD(+)-dependent, decarboxylating) — protein MKIGLIGLGKMGLNLALNLAEQNFEVIGFDVNEEITKEKHHQHIHTTSNLEAFMQALPDEKVIWLMVPPGDITLQTIDNITPYLQAGDIIIDGGNSNYKNTVATGENLKESGIYFFDCGTSGGVSGARNGACLMIGGDKETFPKVEPIVKALALPNGYLYTGEVGSGHFLKMVHNGIEYGMMQAIAEGFEVLDKSPYDYDFKEVARVFNNGSVIESWLMELMENAFSEDEKLENIRGIMHSTGEGKWTVETALDFQVPTPVIALSLMMRYRSLEDDTFSGKVVAALRNQFGGHAVVKK, from the coding sequence ATGAAGATTGGTTTAATAGGATTAGGAAAAATGGGATTAAATTTGGCTTTAAATTTAGCAGAACAAAACTTTGAGGTTATTGGTTTTGATGTGAACGAAGAAATTACGAAAGAAAAACATCATCAACATATACATACAACAAGTAATTTGGAAGCATTCATGCAGGCCTTACCAGATGAAAAAGTTATTTGGTTAATGGTTCCTCCTGGTGATATTACATTGCAAACAATTGATAATATCACACCTTATTTACAAGCAGGAGATATCATTATTGATGGAGGAAATTCTAATTATAAAAATACTGTCGCAACTGGAGAAAATCTGAAAGAATCAGGCATTTATTTCTTTGACTGCGGGACAAGTGGAGGAGTAAGTGGTGCTCGTAATGGAGCATGTCTCATGATTGGGGGAGATAAAGAAACTTTTCCAAAAGTCGAGCCAATTGTAAAGGCATTAGCATTACCAAATGGATATTTGTATACAGGTGAAGTAGGTAGTGGGCATTTTTTAAAAATGGTACATAATGGAATTGAATATGGGATGATGCAAGCAATTGCGGAAGGATTTGAAGTACTAGATAAAAGTCCATATGATTATGATTTTAAAGAAGTGGCGAGAGTATTTAACAATGGTTCAGTTATTGAATCATGGTTAATGGAGTTAATGGAAAATGCTTTTTCAGAAGACGAAAAGCTAGAAAATATTCGTGGAATTATGCATTCAACAGGAGAAGGGAAATGGACTGTGGAAACAGCATTAGATTTTCAAGTGCCAACACCCGTAATCGCCCTATCATTAATGATGCGTTATCGCTCGTTAGAGGATGATACATTCAGTGGTAAAGTTGTAGCAGCATTACGCAACCAATTTGGTGGTCATGCAGTTGTGAAGAAGTGA
- a CDS encoding polysaccharide deacetylase family protein: MQRRSGMRRQKRFRNNMMLLGSAALLVIIISFIIIKPELVFLQVSQENEEQEPDSEEEEVQEPEEEEEEEEEVITEYTKKIALTFDDGPSPDTTPQVLSLLDKYNAKATFFLLGERVEKHPEIVQWIYEAGHEIGNHTYNHLDLTTLTAEQIMNQYEQTDDAIMEAIGQPSTVFRPPYGAKNPSVEDLIPIPMVNWTLDTNDWKHKNEEQTLQQIKDNIHDDAIVLMHDIHASTANGLEAILEYLTDEGYHFVTVSEMMSFW; the protein is encoded by the coding sequence ATGCAACGAAGAAGTGGCATGAGACGGCAAAAGAGATTTAGAAACAACATGATGTTATTAGGAAGCGCTGCTTTATTAGTAATAATAATTTCATTTATTATTATCAAGCCTGAGCTTGTTTTTTTACAGGTAAGTCAGGAGAATGAAGAGCAGGAACCAGATTCAGAGGAAGAAGAAGTTCAAGAACCAGAAGAAGAGGAAGAAGAGGAAGAAGAGGTAATCACAGAGTATACGAAAAAAATAGCTTTAACCTTTGATGATGGACCTTCACCTGACACTACACCACAGGTCTTATCTTTATTAGATAAGTATAATGCAAAAGCAACATTCTTTTTGCTTGGTGAACGAGTAGAAAAGCACCCTGAAATTGTCCAATGGATTTATGAGGCAGGACATGAGATTGGTAACCATACATATAATCATTTAGATTTGACTACATTGACTGCAGAGCAGATTATGAATCAATATGAACAGACAGACGATGCAATTATGGAAGCAATTGGCCAGCCTTCTACCGTATTTCGACCACCATATGGTGCAAAGAATCCTAGTGTAGAGGATCTTATTCCAATACCAATGGTGAATTGGACGCTTGACACGAATGATTGGAAGCATAAAAATGAGGAACAAACCTTACAGCAAATCAAAGATAATATTCATGATGATGCAATTGTACTAATGCATGATATCCATGCTTCAACAGCTAATGGACTTGAAGCAATTTTAGAGTATTTAACAGACGAAGGATACCACTTTGTAACAGTTAGTGAAATGATGAGTTTTTGGTAA
- a CDS encoding (Fe-S)-binding protein, giving the protein MAEDLKEKLAYDETFSCVQCGYCLPTCPTYVAFETETHSPRGRINLVKMAAEGKISLDEIRGPIELCLGCRACETVCPTNVEYGKIFTSAINVLTDKEKQTAKKSTLTARKWMFEKVLPNQTLLNTAGKGLFLYQKTRAYKLVRGLRLNYVLPKAVRQMEKITPKVAPAKKRKRTYPKAPTKPVIGFFSGCVMDTFFAKINDLAIKLLELAGYEVITIKEQTCCGALQHHAGEHKIAKGLAMKNIEAFEAYQFDYVINTIGGCGAALVEYPLHFTKDDPWHRRAEIFASKNKDISYLLAKADLPMDIAIDQRVAYQPSCHLTNVQKVVNEPLQLMKQVKGIEFLALPEANLCCGSAGIYNVIHYERSMQVLDLKINRIKEIKPTMIVTSNPGCHLQMLQGVEREQLTDQVEVVHLVELLARACGIEAS; this is encoded by the coding sequence ATGGCTGAGGATCTGAAAGAAAAGTTAGCTTATGATGAAACCTTTAGCTGTGTGCAATGTGGTTATTGCTTGCCCACTTGCCCAACGTATGTAGCATTTGAAACAGAGACACATTCCCCTCGCGGAAGAATTAATTTAGTGAAGATGGCTGCAGAAGGAAAAATTAGCTTAGATGAGATACGTGGGCCGATTGAATTATGTTTAGGCTGTCGAGCTTGTGAGACAGTTTGTCCAACCAATGTGGAATATGGGAAGATATTCACTTCAGCTATTAATGTATTAACAGATAAGGAAAAGCAAACAGCAAAGAAATCTACTTTAACGGCGAGAAAGTGGATGTTTGAAAAAGTTTTACCTAATCAAACTTTATTAAATACTGCTGGCAAGGGTCTGTTTCTTTATCAAAAAACAAGAGCTTATAAATTAGTTCGTGGCTTAAGGTTAAATTATGTGCTACCAAAAGCAGTGAGGCAGATGGAGAAAATCACACCAAAAGTAGCACCAGCCAAGAAGCGTAAACGAACCTATCCTAAAGCACCAACAAAGCCTGTTATTGGTTTCTTTTCCGGCTGTGTGATGGATACATTCTTTGCGAAGATTAATGATCTAGCGATTAAATTACTAGAGCTTGCTGGCTATGAAGTGATAACCATTAAAGAGCAGACATGCTGTGGAGCCTTGCAGCATCATGCGGGAGAACATAAAATCGCTAAGGGATTAGCAATGAAAAATATTGAAGCATTTGAGGCCTATCAGTTTGACTATGTCATTAATACGATTGGAGGCTGTGGTGCAGCATTGGTGGAATATCCTTTACATTTTACGAAAGATGATCCATGGCATAGACGTGCAGAAATATTTGCTTCAAAAAATAAAGATATAAGTTATTTACTAGCCAAAGCTGATTTACCAATGGATATTGCGATTGATCAACGTGTGGCATATCAACCCTCTTGTCATTTAACGAATGTACAAAAGGTAGTGAATGAACCATTACAATTAATGAAGCAAGTAAAAGGAATAGAATTTCTCGCATTACCTGAGGCAAATCTTTGTTGTGGATCTGCTGGAATCTATAATGTTATTCATTATGAACGTTCCATGCAAGTATTAGATTTAAAGATTAATAGAATTAAAGAAATCAAACCAACGATGATTGTAACGTCTAATCCAGGCTGCCATCTGCAAATGCTTCAAGGAGTAGAAAGAGAACAACTAACAGATCAAGTAGAAGTAGTGCATCTTGTGGAATTACTTGCTAGAGCATGTGGAATTGAAGCATCGTGA
- a CDS encoding FAD-binding oxidoreductase, producing the protein MSSKEIIEKLKQIMEDKRVLTDRADLVSFSYDASFGTFEPDVVCQPMQTAEVSSIMKLANEENIPVVARGRGTSLSGGPLPVEGGIVLDFSLWNTKLEIYEDDLIAIVSPGVITSKINEKANEVGLMYPPDPSSSNVATIGGNLAENAGGPRGLKYGVTKDYVLGLEVVTADGTVIRTGGRTVKNVTGYDLTKLLVGSEGTLGIITEATLRLIPKPIATKTALITFDEITDAGRAISKVLTSGVLPSKMEIMDQYSIVAVENYQPLGLPTDAEAILLIELDGHPNALEEEMKVVERACEEVNARQVTIAQSKSEEAELWRARQLVSPAIVTIKPTKISEDATVPRSKIPDMFERLKRIREKYNVHLVIFGHAGDGNLHPNIIADKRDKEEMQRVEKAVGEIFEAAIELGGTLSGEHGIGTMKSPFLEQELGEDGVYMMKLMKQAWDPKNILNPGKIFPSPGQKLVLADG; encoded by the coding sequence ATGTCGAGCAAAGAAATAATAGAAAAATTAAAACAAATCATGGAAGATAAACGAGTTTTAACAGATAGAGCTGATCTTGTTAGTTTTTCTTATGATGCTTCATTTGGCACATTTGAGCCAGATGTAGTATGTCAGCCAATGCAGACAGCGGAAGTTTCTAGCATTATGAAATTAGCTAATGAAGAGAATATACCGGTAGTTGCTAGGGGAAGAGGAACGAGTTTAAGTGGTGGTCCCTTGCCTGTAGAAGGTGGGATTGTACTTGATTTTTCTCTTTGGAATACCAAATTGGAAATATATGAGGATGATTTAATTGCGATTGTCTCTCCCGGAGTAATTACTTCTAAGATAAATGAGAAAGCAAATGAAGTTGGGTTAATGTATCCTCCAGATCCTAGTAGTTCTAATGTTGCAACAATAGGTGGAAACTTAGCAGAGAATGCTGGTGGACCACGAGGGCTGAAATATGGAGTAACCAAAGATTATGTATTAGGGCTTGAAGTAGTAACTGCTGACGGTACGGTTATTCGCACTGGAGGACGTACAGTGAAAAATGTTACAGGCTATGATTTAACAAAGCTACTTGTTGGATCAGAAGGGACACTTGGAATCATAACAGAGGCAACTTTACGACTTATTCCTAAGCCTATAGCAACGAAAACAGCTTTGATTACTTTTGATGAAATTACTGATGCAGGTCGTGCCATCTCAAAAGTATTAACTTCTGGAGTGTTACCTTCTAAGATGGAGATTATGGATCAATATAGCATTGTTGCTGTTGAAAATTATCAACCACTTGGATTACCTACAGATGCTGAAGCTATTTTATTAATTGAATTAGATGGACATCCAAATGCATTAGAAGAAGAAATGAAGGTTGTGGAGCGTGCTTGTGAAGAGGTAAATGCGAGGCAAGTGACCATTGCACAAAGTAAATCTGAGGAAGCAGAATTATGGAGAGCAAGACAGCTTGTTTCACCAGCAATCGTGACGATAAAGCCTACAAAAATTTCTGAAGATGCAACGGTACCACGTAGTAAAATTCCTGATATGTTCGAACGATTAAAGCGGATTAGAGAGAAATATAATGTTCATCTAGTTATTTTTGGGCATGCAGGAGATGGTAATTTACATCCTAATATCATAGCAGATAAGCGGGATAAAGAAGAAATGCAGCGTGTAGAAAAAGCGGTTGGAGAAATATTTGAAGCGGCAATTGAACTAGGCGGTACATTATCTGGTGAGCACGGAATTGGAACGATGAAATCACCATTTTTAGAACAAGAGCTTGGTGAAGATGGTGTGTATATGATGAAACTAATGAAGCAAGCATGGGATCCGAAAAATATTTTAAATCCCGGAAAAATTTTCCCATCACCTGGTCAAAAGTTGGTGTTAGCTGATGGCTGA
- the lipA gene encoding lipoyl synthase, with protein MAEQKEFLRKPEWLKTKINTNKSYSGLKKLMRENRLNTVCEEARCPNIYECWSERKTATFMILGSICTRACRFCAVNTGRPNELDWGEPERVADSVEIMQLKHVVVTAVARDDLDDGGAAVFAETVRAIRRKVPGCTIEILPSDMKGDYESLKNLMDSEPDIFNHNIETVRRLTKRVRAKATYDRSLELLRRVKEISPNTPTKSSIMVGLGETKEEIIEAMDDLRAHNVDIMTIGQYLQPTKKHMMVDRYYHPDEFNELKEIAMTKGFTHCEAGPLVRSSYHADEQVSQASAQRRIKYMQGVEKQENKEIDFTF; from the coding sequence ATGGCAGAACAAAAAGAATTTCTTCGTAAACCAGAGTGGTTAAAGACAAAAATTAACACAAATAAATCTTATTCTGGATTAAAAAAATTAATGCGTGAAAATAGATTAAATACAGTTTGTGAGGAAGCGCGTTGCCCAAATATTTATGAGTGTTGGAGTGAACGTAAGACTGCAACATTTATGATTTTAGGTAGTATTTGTACACGTGCTTGTCGCTTCTGTGCGGTAAATACTGGTCGTCCTAATGAGCTTGATTGGGGAGAGCCAGAACGTGTTGCTGATTCTGTAGAAATTATGCAGTTAAAGCATGTGGTTGTAACAGCTGTAGCACGTGATGATTTAGATGATGGTGGAGCTGCTGTATTTGCTGAAACAGTGCGTGCGATTCGTCGTAAGGTTCCGGGTTGTACTATTGAAATATTGCCTTCTGATATGAAAGGTGATTATGAAAGCTTAAAAAACTTAATGGATAGTGAACCAGATATTTTTAACCATAATATTGAAACAGTTCGTCGTCTAACAAAACGAGTTCGTGCGAAAGCTACATATGACCGTTCTTTAGAATTATTAAGACGTGTAAAAGAAATTTCTCCAAACACACCTACTAAATCCAGTATTATGGTTGGATTAGGGGAAACAAAGGAAGAAATTATTGAAGCAATGGATGATTTACGTGCTCATAATGTGGATATTATGACAATTGGTCAATATTTACAGCCAACGAAAAAACATATGATGGTAGATCGTTATTATCATCCAGATGAGTTCAATGAGCTAAAAGAAATCGCAATGACAAAAGGATTTACACATTGTGAAGCTGGACCACTTGTACGTTCTTCTTACCATGCGGATGAGCAGGTAAGTCAAGCTTCTGCACAACGTCGTATTAAATATATGCAAGGTGTAGAAAAACAAGAAAATAAAGAAATTGATTTTACTTTTTAA